In one window of bacterium DNA:
- a CDS encoding GxxExxY protein: protein MGCAMEVHRNLGPGLLESAYEQCLAREFSLADVNFEIKNPYPYPIKAF from the coding sequence ATAGGCTGTGCAATGGAGGTGCATCGGAATTTAGGGCCTGGCCTATTAGAATCCGCTTATGAGCAATGTCTCGCAAGAGAATTCTCATTGGCCGATGTTAATTTTGAGATTAAAAATCCATACCCGTATCCTATAAAGGCATTCA